A window from Euzebyales bacterium encodes these proteins:
- a CDS encoding inositol monophosphatase family protein has translation MPPPVETDLLEAAETVALEAAELTLRWFRSDELELARKDDGSPVTAADRAAEDHIRARLGALFPDDAIIGEERPAITGTSGRRWIIDPIDGTESFVRGVPLYSSLLAMVDEHGPAIGTVLVPALGQGAVAGRGHGCRWEGAPLRVSDTDDLDGACLSTSSFDRPWWPDDALLAVSGRDGLRTRAWGDGYGYLLVAMGRIEAMTDPDLHEWDIAPMLTVIPEAGGRITQWDGSTRLAAGPWLASNGRVHDELLALLRG, from the coding sequence ATGCCGCCACCTGTCGAGACCGATCTGCTCGAGGCCGCCGAGACGGTGGCCCTCGAGGCGGCGGAGCTGACCCTGCGCTGGTTCCGCAGCGACGAGCTTGAACTGGCGCGCAAGGACGACGGCAGTCCGGTCACGGCTGCCGACCGCGCGGCCGAGGACCACATCCGTGCCCGTCTGGGTGCGCTCTTCCCCGACGACGCGATCATCGGGGAGGAGCGACCCGCCATCACGGGCACGTCGGGCCGGCGATGGATCATCGACCCGATCGACGGTACCGAGTCCTTCGTGCGGGGCGTGCCGCTGTACAGCTCGCTACTGGCCATGGTCGACGAGCACGGGCCGGCGATCGGCACGGTGCTCGTCCCCGCGCTCGGCCAGGGCGCCGTCGCAGGACGGGGACACGGCTGCCGCTGGGAGGGTGCGCCGCTGCGGGTCAGCGACACCGACGACCTGGACGGTGCCTGCCTGTCGACCAGCTCCTTCGATCGGCCGTGGTGGCCCGACGACGCGTTGCTGGCGGTGTCGGGTCGCGACGGCCTGCGCACCCGCGCCTGGGGCGACGGGTACGGCTACCTGCTCGTCGCGATGGGCCGCATCGAGGCGATGACCGATCCGGACCTGCACGAGTGGGACATCGCACCCATGCTGACCGTCATCCCGGAGGCCGGTGGGCGTATCACACAGTGGGACGGATCGACCCGGCTGGCCGCTGGGCCGTGGCTGGCCTCGAACGGCCGGGTCCATGACGAGCTGCTGGCGCTGCTGCGCGGCTGA